A stretch of Lysinibacillus agricola DNA encodes these proteins:
- a CDS encoding DUF3267 domain-containing protein has product MEILTQDSLDKQMLEKYNLNNCVNSTTIKESFTVRLIAYALVLSSGYMMKIELFDYSLSLNKTFILVILSFLLVIPIHELCHYIPFKAFGYEPKLNILSNTVNGAIKREDLMIISISPLMIISSFLVILMTIFTSFIPLLVMILGIHLLTCINDLAQFSIAKKFQKCCYIGVANKTEYRGYL; this is encoded by the coding sequence TTGGAAATACTTACTCAAGATTCTTTAGATAAACAAATGTTAGAGAAATATAATTTAAATAATTGTGTAAATTCAACCACAATTAAAGAAAGCTTTACTGTTAGATTAATTGCATATGCATTAGTATTATCCTCTGGTTATATGATGAAAATTGAATTGTTCGATTATTCATTATCACTAAATAAAACATTTATACTTGTTATTTTATCCTTTTTATTGGTTATCCCCATACATGAGTTATGTCATTATATTCCTTTTAAAGCGTTTGGGTATGAGCCTAAATTAAATATATTATCCAACACTGTTAACGGAGCAATAAAAAGAGAAGATTTGATGATTATTTCAATATCACCATTAATGATTATTTCTTCCTTCTTAGTTATTTTAATGACTATTTTTACTTCTTTCATACCACTGCTCGTAATGATCCTTGGAATTCATTTGCTCACTTGTATTAATGATCTAGCACAATTTAGTATAGCGAAGAAATTCCAAAAGTGCTGTTATATAGGAGTTGCTAACAAAACTGAGTACAGAGGATATTTATAA